In Rhodamnia argentea isolate NSW1041297 chromosome 5, ASM2092103v1, whole genome shotgun sequence, the DNA window TCCTACACGCAAATGAGCTTCTCTTGCAAACACAGGCCACCCAGCAGAGAACAACACTCGGGCGTCCCGCTTATATCTTGAGAGATTCACTGCCCACGATCTATCTGAATACGTAAGAGTTGccgttttcttgttttcttcaataTGTTGCCGGACGAATTTGCCGGGAACACGCTGCACATGAGTAAACGTTTGAATAACCAGCGAATGCTATGTATGCTGAACGAAGGACAATAATTTAAGCATGCACTCTTGGACAAAAAAAGCACACAAGGCCATATTAGCGAGTTTCAGGAGCTTTAGCCAACAGTCTTAAGAGGCTCATGAAAGCCATCGATCTTAACCCGCAATGTAAAGCATTTTCAAACAAATTACAGAACATTAATTGCCATTTTAGGTTAGTACTCAATTCAAGTGACCGTCCATCCTTTCATGTGGAAAGTGATGGAGCAGCTTGTCAAGGAAATCCAAGTGAATGGATAGTCCCGACATTTTTACAGCCTTtacttctgttttttcttccttttttcctgatTCCGCATTACTCCACCACTGGAATGCCCCGTGCTTACTCCAAGGAAACTAACTATTGTCATATGATTCCCAATACAAACCAAATCAACCAAGGAAAACACAGAGGAAAGATTAGATAGAGATCGTAATCAAACTTGAGATATGGcagtgatggattaggctcGAGATTATACCAATGTCCTAAAATGAGACCGTTGTATCACCATtttgaagaagggatgctccAAATCAAATTCGCTGGCTAACTCAGTAGTCCTGAGAGGCCTCGGAAGAGTAGGACCGCGAAATACCGGCTCAGAATGGTTCATTCTGCATCTAGACCATTTGTTCCTGCCTGGCGTTAAAATGAGAACTTTAAGAGACATTATTGCATTGAATATTTCTTTACTGCTGATAACGTAGACTCTGAATACAATGTCATCTCTATCAATTAGCTCGAACACGCAGACATTTCCTACACGCAAGCGAGTTCCTCTCACAAATGCCATCCAACCAGAAGAGAATGCCGCTGCATTTGGATAGCTCCTAAGCTTCACCGGCCATGTTCTGTCTGAATGCGTAAGAGTTGTGACTTCCTTCATTTTCCGGACGTGCCTTCTGATGAAACCATGAGGAACATTCTACCCACACACGTTTGAATAACCCGTGCTTTATAAGAAGGACTGGGGAAGCATTCCCTTATTCAAGAAAGCAAGCAAAATGTAGGCCGATATGGTAGTTTTAGCGACTCCATGAACAGTCTTAACaggaaaaaagtcaaaatgtcGAAGTCTCTGATCTTAGAATTAGCATGCTCGGTAGAAGATCTTTGCGACATCTAGCTCGGCACATCCATTTTCTCTCGGCCAACGGCTACTGCAAGCCAAGTACGGTAGCATCCCGGGGGTCactaaaggaggaggagaaggaggcggaggaggtggtTGTTGGTGGTTTGTGCGATTTGCCTTTGTTACTTCCTGAGGCGACCTTCTCATAAAAGAACCTTACCGAGATTGATAATGTTATTGTCGACAAATGATAAAACTATGTAATATTTATTTcctgaaaaggcacaaattagTTACTTCAAacagaaaattccaaacatcAATCCAGTCCGCGGTAAGGAGGCATATGAAGTTATTGTTTAATCAAATATAGCCTCCATTACTCTATTTCCATAAATCGAGAATTCTCTATAGAAAATCATTACTTGCCCAAGTGTCGTGTAGAGTTATCTTATCGGATTAAACGCCACATCCTCGATCTGGCTTCATTCCCtaagaaattcaaaactttagttataatctcaaatctatctctaattttttttttcacgaaatataTCCTCAACTTTCACTTGATTCTCAAATCTATCGCGGTCGTCCAAGTCGCCATTAGTTATTCAAGGAGATGGTATTGCCACATCGGACAACATAAATtataagggaaagaaaaactaagagagaaagagaaaaaagaaattttttgggtcaaacaaagagaaaaagaattgcAAAAACACAAAACTAGGTCCATttatataacaaaaaataacttttaggaaaatctttttttgaacttttggcgTTTAATTCACAAAAACAAAGtagtcaagaaaaacattttcaatcaatgaaaaaacacattcaaagaggaaaatattgcCACTCCCCTTCTCTTTCTCGTGTTACTCTCCCCCGGTCCCCATGGCTGCGTCCGATTGCTGCTTCTTTGAAGAAGACTTAGCAACCCCGCCTTGTCCCATCAATCTCTAGCTCATATTTTACAACCCGACTGCAAAAGCCAAAATCACGTCCCCGTACTCAAATTTGCCTCGACGACCCGCCGATTTCACTCAAATTAGGACGAATTCAAAAGCTTTTAGCTCCAAGTTTgtaaagcaaaaggaaaaaacctccaagaattcaaatttggatGCCGTGAGCTTATGACAAAGCTCGAGATTCACAACTAAGTTGTGATGAGAGCGAGCGACACCAAAAATAGTATGATCAAACACGAAGAGCGACCGCAGCTTACGAGCCAACAGATGAGGGATGAGGTCGTCGGTCTTGGGCATGCTTGTCCCTCACTTCTGGCAAGCTACCGTCGTGGCCAGCGATCAAccgaggaagagagaaaaaggaaaatagagaagaaaataataaataattcaatttttttgataaatttcccCTAGACAATTAAATTAGATTTTCAATACCAAagggcgaaaaatattttactaattcatttttaagttttagtCAAACAgtgaaaaatttgtcattttccatTCTCTCGAAAATATTGTCGGAAAATCTCACTTTCAGCGAAACAAGCAAGCataagagagcgagagaggcgGCCACGGCCGCTCAAGCTCTAAGCCTCTAGCGGGCCGCGCATGCTCCATGCTCCCGATCGTAGTGAGCACGAAACGAGCTCCGTGCCGCTTGCTCGCGATCGCCATGGTCACCTTGATCACATGATGACGGAGCAGAGCACGCGAGCAAACAGAGATGGGGACAagcaagggaggagagagagggacgacGACGGCCGTGCCATATGGCACTATTCACCTAAAAGCTCACAAGCTTGATTGACGCTCCGGCCATCCCACTAGAGAATAGTGAACAAAAACAGAGCTCTGTCTGTTTCCTTTCTCTGCTTCGTCATCATGCTGAGTGGCCACGGCCTCGGCGAGCTTCGTGGCTcgtgtgacgcccgggaaatttcgactttttaaatttgcccgaattcaataaaaaggtagataattgaattttagtcggcgcaaatttttggatcgaaaggtagaaagtgacgaatttggactaattccgaaattttgttcggtttcgattgggtctcgaaaccgtggtcgccgcgacttaggatttttaatcctcgcgcctaaaattttccggaccgaacctagcccgtgaaattcctaattttatccccaatcggttgagccaaaaatccgatcggtcccgatttgtcaaattacggaaccACCCTCGGATATTATGCAGAAGggacaaaaatcattaattttgagTAACCTGTGGGCCCCACTCAGTCAAATCCGGTCAATTATTCTCCAGCTGCCCACgtgactctttctctctctctctctcgctgttcttcttcttcctccgttgCTCGCGCGAAGGACACCCTCACCGAACACCCATCCTCTTCCATTCCGGCCGTTTTTACGTGACCCCAGCCCCGATCGACACCACCGCCGCCTCACCGCCTTGCCACCAACTCGACGCCACCTCCCCGACCGCCGTTCGCCGCCGCCGGAGTCGAGACAGCCCCCGCGACCCCCTCGCTCCGTTTCGGTTCCAGCTTTGGTTTTGGGCTACTCGGCCGCCCCCAAGcccttccgaccaccacccaccaccacttcACTTCCCCCTCGACCCCTAGACACCACCCCACCGCCGTGTGCCGCCCACGCCGTCCTGATTTAGCCCCGAACGGACCCGACGCCCAACATCCCCTGTTTCGCGTCGCCGGTTCGCGCCGCTGTTCGGCCTCCTCCGCCGTGACCCAccgcccgccgaccaccctaaACGGTCACCCTCAACCTCTCTCGGCTCCACGAAGTCGTTGGgagccgatcgccgcccgtagagctcggattgagcccgATTTCGCCCTCCCCGTTTGCCCGGAAATTCCCTGTTTCAGCGCCGATTCTGTCCAGCCGTGGTTCGGCCGCCTCCGGCCATCCACCggcgccgtcgccgccacccacAGCTTCCCCGGACACCCCCCAACCTTGGCCAACTTTCCCCCAAGCTTTCCACAGCCCGAAACCCCCAAAACAGCCCCGAACGCCTGTTTTGCTGCTGCCCCTGCTCCGGCCGAGCACCGTTCACGCCGGCCGGCCACTGTTCCGGCCAGCTCCGGCCGCCACCCTCGAGCCCCATGCCACCTTCCCGAAGTGTCGCCAGGTCTTTGGCCCGCCTTTGACCAAATTAGAAGCCCGGAGTTAAGTGGATCAAGCCGTGTTTCGTCGCCGCCATCGGACCAGGCCGAGTTCGCAtcgccgccgctcgagttgagaccgcccgagcaattaaaaattgtgagttagcccctaactcttggttaggacgctaattgcgttcggactAGATTAACtcgattattaggtgtttaggtagctcgattagggccggtataggttagaaacttggtttaggttcaatggccctaattggttaagttagtctaattagttaggattttatgccCGATTAGATTAGAATTGATCGATTTGATTGACtgtattgattgatcgcgagcgagcgataggtcagagacgagtgcgcaatgggaattgaaattgggattaataattgactggctgcaattgattaattgaattattaaaTTGTTGGCCGTGGAGTGCCGGTTGGCTGTTAATTGCCAtaggggtccgattagaggataatcgccccaaattgtcTGGTATGTCGGTCgatttaaattgcgcattcatgtgaccacgtatgagataaaattgcatatttttgcacgaaaacggccttgggccaagtatttgaacatgcgagtgtgagcattcgacctaaatccaagaaaagaatcggctggttgtcgaagtgcccgagtggtcacataatgggataattc includes these proteins:
- the LOC115731512 gene encoding B3 domain-containing protein Os03g0620400-like gives rise to the protein MKEVTTLTHSDRTWPVKLRSYPNAAAFSSGWMAFVRGTRLRVGNVCVFELIDRDDIVFRVYVISSKEIFNAIMSLKVLILTPGRNKWSRCRMNHSEPVFRGPTLPRPLRTTELASEFDLEHPFFKMVIQRSHFRTLRVPGKFVRQHIEENKKTATLTYSDRSWAVNLSRYKRDARVLFSAGWPVFAREAHLRVGNACVFELIDRDDVVFKVSILNNGDEHEIHVD